The Stenotrophomonas sp. NA06056 genome segment CATACCGCTGCCCACCGCATAGAACAGCATGTACAGCGCCACCAGGCGCCCATGCTGTTCGGCCGGTGCGCGCAGCAGCAGGGCCTGGTTGGACACATGCAACGCCTGCCCGCCCAGGTCCAGCACCACCACGCCCAGCAGCAACAGCGCCAGCGACTGCGGCAGGCCCAGCAGCGGCGCCCAGGCCACCAGCATCAACAGCAGCGCGCCCAGGCTCACCCGGTGGGCAAAACCACGATCCATCCAATGCCCGACCCTTGCTGCCAGCAGCGCGCCGATGATGCCCGCCAGGCCCAGCGCGCCGATGCCAGCGGTCGACCAGCTCAGGGGCGGCGCCGACAACGGCAGTGGCACCGCCGCCCAGAACACATTGAGACCGGCAAACAACAGCAGTGCCAATGGCCCACGTTCGCGCAGTGCCCGATCCTGCAGCAGCATCTGGACCATGGAGCGCAGCAGCTCGCGCCAGGCCGGCGGCATTGCAGGCACCGGCACGTGCGGCAGCCGCCGCCACAGCAGCAGCGCCAGCGCCGCCATCAGCAGTGCCGACAGCACGTACACCGCGCGCCATCCCGCCACGGCGGCGACCGCCCCGGACACCACGCGTGCCGACAGCAGGCCGATGAAGACGCCGCCCTGGACCATGCCAACCACCCGCCCGCGTTGCTCCGGTGCAGCGAGGTTGGCGGCGTACGCGATCAGCCCTTGGGTGAGCGCAGTACCGAGCAGCCCTGCCAGCAGCATGCCCGACAGCAGCCACGCGGTGCTGCGCGCGGCAGCCAGCCATAGCAGCGCCACCACCAGCGCCAGCAGTTGCGCGCGCAGCAGTCGGCGACGGTCGCCACGGTCGGCCAGCGGCAGCAACCCGAGCAGGGCCAGCACGCTGCCGGCCTGGGTGGCAGCCAGCAGTGCACCGGCCACCGCGGCATCCAGGGCGAAATCGTGGGCCAGGCGCTCCAGCAGCGGCTGCGCGAAGTAGACGTTGGCCACGCTGGCACCGGCAGCAATAGCGAGCAGGCCCAACAACGGGCGGGACAGCGAAGGCATCATCATCGTGGTTGCAATTTGAAACTACGTGCACGGTAGCGCCACTGGTTTTAAACTGCAACCACAATCGAGGACATTCCCCATGCACGCCAACAGCCCCTGCCCCGTGGCCCGCAGCGCCGATCTGCTTGGCGACCGCTGGGCGTTGCTGATCATCCGCGATGCCTTCGATGGGATCAGCCGCTTCGGCGATTTCCAGCGCAGCTTGGGCGCGGCGCGCAACATCCTCAGCGACCGCCTGCGGCGACTGGTCGAGGCGGGGCTGCTGGTGCAGCAGCCTGCCGCCGATGGCAGCGTGTACCAGGACTATGTATTGACCGCGGCCGGCCAGGACCTGTTCCCGTTGCTGGTCGCGCTGCGCCAATGGGGCGAACGGCATCGCTTTGCCGCTGGTGAGGCGCACTCGCAGCTGATCGAATCCAGCAGCCGCCGGCCGTTGCCCTACATGCAACCCCACGGACGCGACGGCCAGCCTCTGCATGCCGCCGATACCCGCGTGCGCAAGCTCAAGGAATGAGGCCGGGCCTGATCCGCCCGTTCACGCACACCCGCGGTGCCCTCCGGCGGTTAGCATCGAGCATCCCCTGCCGCTGAACGCCGCCGATGCCGAACTCCGCCCGCACCCTGTCGATCCTGCTGCCGCTGGTCCTGCTGCTGGCCGCACCACTGGCCTCGGCCCGCGACGTGGCAGCACCCGCAGAGCACGTGGACAGCGATGGTCCTTACGTATTCCGTGAAGGCGCGCAACTGAAGGCGCAATGGATCTGCCAGGACAAGGTTGAAACCCACACCGTGCAGGCCGGCACCGGGGGCACGGATGTTGCCGCGCACTGCGGCTACCCGCATGCGGTGCACGTACTGCCGCCGAACGTGCCATCGGTATCGGTGCTACCGGCCGTGCCACGCATCGTCGCGGTGTCCGACATCCACGGCCAGTACGCCCTGCTGGTCCGCCTGCTGCGCGCCAACCGGGTAATCGACGCGCAGGACCGCTGGGCGCTGGGCACCGACACGCTGGTGATCGCGGGCGACGTGTTCGATCGCGGCCCACAGGTGACCGAAGCGTTCTGGCTGCTGTACGGCCTGCAGCAGCAGGCGGCGGCCGCCGGTGGCGCGGTGCATTTCGTGCTCGGCAACCACGAGACCATGGTGCTCTATGACGACCTGCGTTACGTCAACCCGAAGTACCTGCGCAGCGCGCAACTGCTCGGCCGCAGCTATCCGCAGCTGTATGGTGCCGACTCGGTGATCGGCCAGTGGCTGCGCACGCGCCCGGTGCTGCTGCGGATCGGCGACACCCTGTTCCTGCACGGCGGCATCTCGCCCGATGCCGTGCAGATGGCATTGGACCCTGCCCACACCAACGCCGCCTACCAGGCCTCCCTGGGCATTCCCAAGGCCGAGGTGAAGGCAGACCCCGCCACCGCGCCGCTGTACGACGGCAAGACCAGCCCGATCTGGTACCGCGGCTACTTCGACGGACGCCTGGATACCGAGGGCGTGCAGGCCGTGCTCGACCGCCTTCAGCTCAAGCGCATCGTGGTCGGCCACACGTCCATGCCACATGTCAGCAGCTTCCACGACGGCCGCGTGATCGCCATCGACAGCAGCATCAAGAATGGTGAGAACGGCGAACTGCTGTTCATCGAGGACGGCAAGCTCAGTCGGGGCCTGCTGGACGGTTCGCGGGTGCCACTGGCCAAGGGCGAGACCGGGCTGCAGGACTGAACGAAGGGCCAGCGTCGGGCTGGCCCCGGTCCCCCACGCCCGCCACCTGCACCCGGTTTGCCGCTACCCTCGGCAGCCGAGAGGCCCGCCCTGTCCAGCGGGCGGCCCATCCGCCCCCAGGAGCCCCGCGCATGCGCGTTCTCATCGCAGAAGACGATCCCGACATCGCCTCAGGCCTGTGCGCCTCGATGCGCCGGCAGGGCCACGTGGTCGACCACGTGGACAACGGCGCGCATGCCGATGCCGCACTGAATTCCACCCAGTACGCACTGCTGGTGCTGGACCTGGGCCTGCCCCAGCTGGATGGCCGCGACGTGCTGCAACGGCTGCGCCAACGTGGCGATGGCCTGGCCGTGCTGGTGGTCACCGCACGCGATGGCCTGGCCGAGCGCGTGCGCGTGCTCGACCTGGGCGCCGACGACTACCTGGTCAAGCCCTTTGCGCTGGACGAATTCGAAGCACGCGTGCGCGCACAGCTGCGCCGGGTCACCAGCAACGGCAACCCCGACCTGCGCATCGGCCGGCTGCGCCTGGACCTGACCGGGCACCGGGTGTGGATCGACGAGCAGACCCTGGAGCTGACCGCGCGCGAATTCGGCCTGCTATCCGCCCTGGCGGTGCGTGCCGAGCGCATCGTGTCCCGTGCGCAGTTGGTGGAAGCGCTGTGCGACTGGGGCCAGGACCTGACCGACAACGGCCTGGACATCGCCCTGCACCGCCTGCGCCGCAAGCTGCAGCCGGGCGGCATGGGCATCCGCACGGTGCGCGGGCTGGGCTACATGCTGGAAGACGCCGGCGCGTGATCAGCGGACCGCCCAGCCTGCGCCGGCGCCTGCTCGCCTTCCTGGCGCTGCCGATGCTGGGTCTGTTGACCTTCAACACGCTGCTGGCGTACTACGTGGCGTTGGACTACTCCAACCGCATCCACGACCGCAACCTGACCGACGACACCGTCTCGTTCGCTCAAATGCTCAGCACGATGCCGGTCAGCAGCGACCTGTCCCCGCAGGCACGTTTCCTCATCGAGTACGACCCCGACGGTCACCGCTACTTCAACGTCGACAGCAGCCGCCTGGGCACCATCGCCGGCAATGCCGATTTCAGCGCCTATGCACCATCGCAGGACTGCAGCGGCGTGCATCCGGCGCTGTACGAAGGTGAATTGAACGGCCAGCAGGTGCGCATGTCGACGGTCTGCACCCAGACCATGAACGATCCGCAGGACCAGCTGGCGGTGACCGTGGCCGAAAGCATGGCCGACCGCCGCCAGCGCGCTCGCGAGATCCTGATGATCGTCATTCCGCTGATGACCATGCTGGCCCTGGGAATGGCGGCGCTGGTCTGGTTCGGGGTCACCCATGGCCTGCGCATCCTGACCCCGTTGACCTCGCGCCTGGCCCAGCGCCGCGGCGAGCTGGCACCGATTTCCGATGCCGACGTACCGGAAGAAATCCAGCCACTGATCAGTACCATCGATGGCCTGTTCGCACGGCAGGCGGAAATGATCACGCTGCAGAACCGCTTCATTGCCGATGCCGCCCACCAGTTGCGCTCGCCACTGGCGGGCATGGCACTGCACGTGGACCAGGCACTGGCCCACGGCGATCCGGAGACGGTGCGCGAAGCGCTGCAGAACATCCGCCGGCTCAACCAGCGCACCGCGCGCGTCAGCACCCAGCTGCTGGCGTTGAGCCGTGCCCAGACCGTGCCGGAGACGGTGGAGGCGCTGGACCTGTCCGAACTTGTGCCGCAATGGGTGGGCATGCGCGTGCCCGAAGCGATCCGCGATGGCATCGACCTCGGCTATCTGGGCCCGCAGCAGCCCGTGCGGATACTGGGCAACGGCGCCCTGCTGCACGAAGCGCTGGACAATCTGATAGACAACGCCCTGCGCTACGCAGGCACGGAGGCGACCGTCACGGTAGGCGTGCAGGCGCTGGACGACAACGATGTCGAGCTGTACGTCGAAGACAACGGCCCCGGGGTACCTGAAGACGTGATGTCGCGGCTGGGGGAACGCTTCTTCCGCGCGCCCGGCACTGCCGCCAGCGGCACTGGCCTGGGCCTGGCCATCGCTCATGAGGCCGTCGAGCATCTGGGCGGGCGCCTGGGTTACCTCAACCGCCCCGGTGGCGGCCTGAAGGTGTCCATCACCATACCGTTGCTGAAGGGCCCTTGATCCAGCCCGGCCGTTGAAAGGTTGCCGAAAATCGCGCTTGCGATGCTGAGCTTCCCGACTGCCGCGCTGGAGCCGACTGGTGCCTGCATCCCATGAGTTTTTCCTTCCCGGTGGCCCGCAGGGCGTTCTGCTGATCCATGGTCTGACCGGCACGCCGGCCGAGATGCGCATGCTGGGCAAAGGGCTGAACAACGCCGGCTTCAGCGTGCACGGCGTGCAGCTGCCGGGCCACTGCGGCAGCGTCGAGGACCTGCTGCAGACCCGCTGGGAAGAGTGGTACCAGGGCGTGGAAGATGCGGCGGCGAACCTGCGCGGCAAGGTTGACCAGTTGTTCGTCGGCGGGCTGTCGATGGGTGCGGTGCTTGCGCTGGCATTGGCGGCGCGCCGCCCGGACTGGGTCTCCGGCGTGGGCGTGTACGGCGCCACCTTCCGCTACGACGGCTGGAACATTCCGGCCGTCGCGCGCTTCTCGTTCCTGCTGCCGTGGTTCAAGCGCCTGGGCATCGGCCGCGACCGCATGTTCATGGAAGAGCCGCCATATGGCCTGCGCGATGAGCGCCTGCGTGCGCAGGTCAGCGCCGCCATGCTGTCCGGTGACAGTGCCGCTGCCGGCCTGCCGGGCAATCCGTGGCATGCGTTGGCCGAAATGCGTGCGCTGAGCAGCTGGACGCGCCGCCACCTGCACCAGGTCACGGCACCCTGCCTGGTGATGCACGCCCGCGAAGACGACGTGGCCAGCATGGGCAATGCCGAACTGGTGATCTCACGCGTCAGCGGACCGACCGAACTGGTGGTGCTGGAAGACAGCTACCACATGATCACCATCGATCGCGAACGGCGCGAGGTGATCCGTCGCAGCGCGCGTTTCTTCAGCGACATTGGCGAACGTGCGGGCGCGCTGCAGGCGGTCGCCTGAGATGGGATCGCTTGCCACCCTGCTGTGGCTGGTCAACGTGGTGCTCGACACCGGCGGCCAGCTGGCCTTCAAGGCTGCCGCCAGCGACCCGCAGGACGGCGAAGGCCTGCAGCGTTGGAAGCACATGTTCGGCCGTCCTTGGCTGTGGCTTGGCATCGCCTGCTACGTGCTTGAGTTCGTCGCCTGGATCGCCTTCCTGTCGCTGGTCCCGTTGTCGCAGGGCGTGCTGCTCGGCTCGATCAACATCGTTGCGCTGATGGTCGCCGGCCGCATCCTGTTCCGCGAGCGGCTGACGCCGTTACGGGTGACCGGCATGCTGCTGGTCAGCGCCGGCGTTGCCGTCGTTGGAGCCGGAACATGAGGCGGCTGTATCTGGTCGGCTTCCCGCTGCTGATGGCCTTCGACACCTTGGCCCAGCTGTGCTTCAAGTATGCCGGCGACGCCGCGCTGCCGGTGGAGGCCAACACCGCATGGCTGCTGCGCGTGCTGTCGCAGCCCTGGGTGTACGGCGCGATGCTGGGTTACGTCGGCGCGTTCTTCACCTGGATGAGTCTGTTGCGGCACGCGCCGATCGGCCCTGCATTCGCCGCTTCTCATCTGGAAGTGATCAGCGTGCTGCTGCTTTCGGCGTGGCTGCTGCACGAGCCGTTGACGCTGCATCACCTGATCGGTGCGGTGCTGATCGTGGCCGGCATCATCTGCCTGGGCCGTGCCGAGGCGGATGATCCACATGCTGCAACCGAACCAAGCCCGTGAGCCTGCTGTCGCGCGAATTGCCGCCCACCGCCGGCCTGCCGTTGCAGGCCAGCGATTTTCTTCCCGGCGGTGGCGACCTGCGCACGATTCTCGCCGAACAGCTGGGCACGCCACCGCTGCAGCTGACCTGCTCGGGCACCCACGCCCTGCTGATCGCCCTGCGCACCCTGCGCAGGCGCGCGCCGCAACGCGATACGGTGATCCTGCCGGCCTATACCTGCCCGCTGGTGCCGATTGCCGTGCACAGCCTCGGCCTGCGCATACAGCTGTGCGATACCCGCCGCGACCACTTCGACTTCGACCCGGCTGCCCTGCATGCCACAGCCAATGCGCGCACGCTGGCGATCATTCCCACGCATCTGGGTGGGCGTATCGCCGATGTCGATCGCGCCTGTGCGATCGCGCACGGCGTCGGCGCGTGGGTGATCGAGGACGCTGCGCAGGCACTGGGTGCCCGCGTGGCCGGCAACAGCGTGGGCCTGCGCGGCGATATCGGTTTCTTCAGCCTGGCAGCCGGCAAGGGCCTGAGCCTGCATGAGGGCGGCCTGCTGCTGACGCATGACGAAGCACTGCGTGCGGCATTGATCGAGCAGGGCGCAGGACACACGCCCTTCAGCCTGCGCTGGGAGCTGACCCGCAGCCTGCAGCTGCTGGGCCTGGCGGCCTGCTACCGCCCTTCCCTGCTGTCGCTGGTGTATGGAAATCCGTTGCGGCGTGCCCTGCGCCGTGGCGACCTGGAAGATGCGGTGGGTGATGTGTTTCCGTTGGACATTCCGCAGCATCGCGTCAGCCGCTGGCGGCAGAACGTCGGTGCGCACGCAGCGCAGCGCCTGCCCGCCTTCCTGCAGGCGGCCCGCCTGCGCGCGCTGCAGCTGCGCGTGCAGCTGGAATCACTGCCTGCCGTTGAAGTGGTGGACGGAATGCCTGGCACCCTCGGCACCTGGCCGATGCTGATGCTGCTGCTGCCCAGCGAACGTGCGCGTGACAAGGCGCTGTCCGCGCTGTGGCAGCGCGGCCTGGGTGTCAGCCGCATGTTCATCCATGCCTTGCCGGACTACGCCTATCTGCGTGGCATCGTTGCAGATGCGCACGTACCCAATGCCCGCGACTTCGCCGCCCGCTGCCTGACCGTGGGCAACAGCCCCTGGCTGACCCCTGCAGACACCCGCGAGATCGTGAAGGTGCTGGCGGCCCAGTAGTGGCTGAAGCCCGGCGAGGCCTGCTTCGCGTCACTGGCTGAACGCTTCCCGAGTGCCTCTGTTCAAGCTTTCAGGCGGAAAGGAACGAGAAAGACGGCCTGCCTACATTGGCCCCGTCGCCGGCATCGTGCCAACGCCTCTCTTCATCGACGGAGCTGCCCATGCAATGGAGCATCCTGTGTGACTTCGATGGCACCATCAGCCTCGAGGACGTCATCGATTCACTGTTGGAAAAGTTCGGCCAACCCGGTTGGCAGCAGCTGGAAGATCAGTGGCGCTCGGGTGAGATCGGCTCGCGTGAATGCATGCAGGGCCAGGTCCGTCTGCTGAAGCTGGATCCGGCCACACTCGATGCACACCTGGACCAGGTACGGATCGATCCGGGCTTTGCCGCCTTCGTCAATCGCGCACATGCGTTGGGCCTGCCACTGCGCATCGTCAGCGACGGTCTGGATTACGCGATCCATCGCATACTCGCCAACCATGGCCTGCCGCCGCTGCCCGTAGTGGCCAACCATCTGCGCTGGTGTGACGGCCATTGGCAGCTGGAATCCCCCTACCAGGCGGAAGGCTGCCGCAGCGGCACCTGCAAGTGCACCTGCGCGGCGCAGGCGCGTGGCGACGAAGCCCCTCGTGTGCTGATGATCGGTGATGGCGCTTCGGATTTCTGCGTATCCGAACACGCCGATTTCGTATTCGCCAAGCGTCGCCTGATTACCCATTGCGCAAACGCCGGCATCCCCCACGCCGCCATCGACACCTTCCACGATGCTGCCGCGCTGCTGCCGCGCCTTCTCGACGGCAGCCTGCTTCAGCCCTCGCTTCCGCGGTTGCTCGCCACCGCCTGATCGCTCCGCCCGTTGCTTCCTTCGAATGTCCTCTCCGGAACCGAACCGATGAATATTTTTGACAAGAACGCCGATGCCGCCATCACCGATGCGCAGCTGCTGGCAGACGAAGCCCGCTACAGCTCCTTCGGCGACACCGTGCACTACGTCGATCCGCCGAAGATTTTCCAGCGCTGCGAAGGCAGCTACATGTTCGATGCCGCCGGCACCCCGTACCTCGATCTGCAGATGTGGTACTCGGCCTGCAACTTCGGTTACGCCAACCAGCGCCTGAACGATGCGCTGAAGGACCAGATCGACACCCTGCCGCAGGTCGCCAGCCAGTATCTGCACCCCACGCGCGTGCAGCTGGCCAAGACCATCGCGGTGGACATGCACGAGAAGTTCGGCCTCGACGGCCGCGTGCACTTCAACGTCGGTGGCGCGCAGGCGGTGGAGGATTCACTGAAGATCGTCCGCAACGCGCGCAACGGCAAGAGCCTGATGTTTGCGTTTGAAGGCGGCTACCATGGCCGCACCCTCGGCGCCTCGTCGATCACCTCCAGCTACCGCTACCGCCGCCGCTACGGCCACTTCGGCGAACGCGCGATGTTCATCCCGTTCCCGTATCCGTTCCGTCGTCCGAAGGGCATGACCCCCGACGAGTACTCCGACCACTGCGTGCACCAGTTCGAGCGCCTGTTCGAAAGCGAGTACAACGGCGTATGGGATCCCAAGGTCGGCCAGGCCGAGTACGCCGCGTTCTACGTCGAGCCGATCCAGGGCACCGGCGGCTACGTCATTCCGCCGCGCAACTTCTTCAAGGGCCTCAAGCGCGTGCTGGACAAGTACGGCATCCTGATGGTCGTCGATGAGATCCAGATGGGCTTCTGGCGCACCGGCAAGCTGTGGTCCATCGAACACTTCGGTGTCACCCCGGACGTGCTGGTGTTCGGCAAGGCACTGACCAACGGCCTCAACCCGTTGTCGGGCCTGTGGGCGCGCGAAGAACTGATCAATCCGACCGTGTTCCCGCCGGGCTCCACCCACTCCACCTTCAATTCCAATCCGCTGGGTACGCGCCTGGGCCTTGAAGTGTTGAAGCTGGGCAAAGAGATGGATTACGAACGCACCGTTCCGGAAAAAGGCGCTTACTTCCTCGACGGCCTGCGCGGCCTGCAGAAGCGCCATCCGGAAATCGGCGATGTCGATGGCCTCGGCCTGGCGCTGCGCGCGGAAATCTGCGCTGCCGATGGCTTCACCCCGAACCGTGAGCTGCTGGACCGCATGGTCGACATCGGCCTGGCCGGCGACCTGCTGCACGACGGCAAGCGCATGGGCCTCGTGCTCGATGTCGGTGGCTGGTACAAGAACGTGATCACCTTCGCGCCCTCGTTGAACATCACCTACGAAGAGATCGATCTGGCGATCACCCTGCTGGACCAGCTGCTGACCAAGGCCAAGGGCTGAGTGGAAATGCGCTGCCGGTTCCCGTGCCCCGCATGGACATGATTCCGCGTGTATCCAGCACCGCGCTGGAACCGGCCGCGCTGCTGGAGGGCTTCCTGGCCCACCCGCCCCTGGGCTTCGATGCCAGCCGCCTGCCCAGCGGCCTGCCCAGCTTCCGGGCGCCGCTGGATCTGACCACGACCCTGGACGATGCAGTGCGCTCGCGCCTGCTGCGGCAGCCGCTGTCGCGCCTGTGGCGGCCGTGGCTGACCTGGCAGACGCGGTTCATCGGCGCCACCAGCACCGAGTACACACCGCTGCCGGCGCACGTGTCGGCGGCGGCCCTGGCCGACGATGTGCTGCGCCACGGCGTCGGTGACAGCCGGCTGCTGGTGGTCAAGGATCTGGCGATCGATTCCCCGTTGCTGGACGACGCCGCCAACGCGCACAGCCAGGCGTTCCTGCAGGCGCTGCTGGAACGCGGCTTCATCCAGCTGGAAGGCATGCCGCTGGCATGGGTGGCGATCGATTTCGATTGCATCGACACCTACCTGGCGCGCCTGTCCACGGCGCGGCGCAAGAACATCCGGCGCAAACTGCGCTCGCGTGCCCACCTGCAGATCGACTGCATCGCTACCGGCGACCCCGCGCTTGCCGAGCCACGGCTGCAGG includes the following:
- a CDS encoding MFS transporter; this encodes MMMPSLSRPLLGLLAIAAGASVANVYFAQPLLERLAHDFALDAAVAGALLAATQAGSVLALLGLLPLADRGDRRRLLRAQLLALVVALLWLAAARSTAWLLSGMLLAGLLGTALTQGLIAYAANLAAPEQRGRVVGMVQGGVFIGLLSARVVSGAVAAVAGWRAVYVLSALLMAALALLLWRRLPHVPVPAMPPAWRELLRSMVQMLLQDRALRERGPLALLLFAGLNVFWAAVPLPLSAPPLSWSTAGIGALGLAGIIGALLAARVGHWMDRGFAHRVSLGALLLMLVAWAPLLGLPQSLALLLLGVVVLDLGGQALHVSNQALLLRAPAEQHGRLVALYMLFYAVGSGMGAAAGTWMQARYGWPAVCALGAGIALLALAWWATWRIPRDAAP
- a CDS encoding helix-turn-helix domain-containing protein → MHANSPCPVARSADLLGDRWALLIIRDAFDGISRFGDFQRSLGAARNILSDRLRRLVEAGLLVQQPAADGSVYQDYVLTAAGQDLFPLLVALRQWGERHRFAAGEAHSQLIESSSRRPLPYMQPHGRDGQPLHAADTRVRKLKE
- a CDS encoding metallophosphoesterase → MPNSARTLSILLPLVLLLAAPLASARDVAAPAEHVDSDGPYVFREGAQLKAQWICQDKVETHTVQAGTGGTDVAAHCGYPHAVHVLPPNVPSVSVLPAVPRIVAVSDIHGQYALLVRLLRANRVIDAQDRWALGTDTLVIAGDVFDRGPQVTEAFWLLYGLQQQAAAAGGAVHFVLGNHETMVLYDDLRYVNPKYLRSAQLLGRSYPQLYGADSVIGQWLRTRPVLLRIGDTLFLHGGISPDAVQMALDPAHTNAAYQASLGIPKAEVKADPATAPLYDGKTSPIWYRGYFDGRLDTEGVQAVLDRLQLKRIVVGHTSMPHVSSFHDGRVIAIDSSIKNGENGELLFIEDGKLSRGLLDGSRVPLAKGETGLQD
- a CDS encoding response regulator, which codes for MRVLIAEDDPDIASGLCASMRRQGHVVDHVDNGAHADAALNSTQYALLVLDLGLPQLDGRDVLQRLRQRGDGLAVLVVTARDGLAERVRVLDLGADDYLVKPFALDEFEARVRAQLRRVTSNGNPDLRIGRLRLDLTGHRVWIDEQTLELTAREFGLLSALAVRAERIVSRAQLVEALCDWGQDLTDNGLDIALHRLRRKLQPGGMGIRTVRGLGYMLEDAGA
- a CDS encoding sensor histidine kinase — its product is MISGPPSLRRRLLAFLALPMLGLLTFNTLLAYYVALDYSNRIHDRNLTDDTVSFAQMLSTMPVSSDLSPQARFLIEYDPDGHRYFNVDSSRLGTIAGNADFSAYAPSQDCSGVHPALYEGELNGQQVRMSTVCTQTMNDPQDQLAVTVAESMADRRQRAREILMIVIPLMTMLALGMAALVWFGVTHGLRILTPLTSRLAQRRGELAPISDADVPEEIQPLISTIDGLFARQAEMITLQNRFIADAAHQLRSPLAGMALHVDQALAHGDPETVREALQNIRRLNQRTARVSTQLLALSRAQTVPETVEALDLSELVPQWVGMRVPEAIRDGIDLGYLGPQQPVRILGNGALLHEALDNLIDNALRYAGTEATVTVGVQALDDNDVELYVEDNGPGVPEDVMSRLGERFFRAPGTAASGTGLGLAIAHEAVEHLGGRLGYLNRPGGGLKVSITIPLLKGP
- a CDS encoding alpha/beta fold hydrolase, which produces MPASHEFFLPGGPQGVLLIHGLTGTPAEMRMLGKGLNNAGFSVHGVQLPGHCGSVEDLLQTRWEEWYQGVEDAAANLRGKVDQLFVGGLSMGAVLALALAARRPDWVSGVGVYGATFRYDGWNIPAVARFSFLLPWFKRLGIGRDRMFMEEPPYGLRDERLRAQVSAAMLSGDSAAAGLPGNPWHALAEMRALSSWTRRHLHQVTAPCLVMHAREDDVASMGNAELVISRVSGPTELVVLEDSYHMITIDRERREVIRRSARFFSDIGERAGALQAVA
- a CDS encoding EamA family transporter codes for the protein MGSLATLLWLVNVVLDTGGQLAFKAAASDPQDGEGLQRWKHMFGRPWLWLGIACYVLEFVAWIAFLSLVPLSQGVLLGSINIVALMVAGRILFRERLTPLRVTGMLLVSAGVAVVGAGT
- a CDS encoding DMT family transporter → MRRLYLVGFPLLMAFDTLAQLCFKYAGDAALPVEANTAWLLRVLSQPWVYGAMLGYVGAFFTWMSLLRHAPIGPAFAASHLEVISVLLLSAWLLHEPLTLHHLIGAVLIVAGIICLGRAEADDPHAATEPSP
- a CDS encoding DegT/DnrJ/EryC1/StrS family aminotransferase — encoded protein: MSLLSRELPPTAGLPLQASDFLPGGGDLRTILAEQLGTPPLQLTCSGTHALLIALRTLRRRAPQRDTVILPAYTCPLVPIAVHSLGLRIQLCDTRRDHFDFDPAALHATANARTLAIIPTHLGGRIADVDRACAIAHGVGAWVIEDAAQALGARVAGNSVGLRGDIGFFSLAAGKGLSLHEGGLLLTHDEALRAALIEQGAGHTPFSLRWELTRSLQLLGLAACYRPSLLSLVYGNPLRRALRRGDLEDAVGDVFPLDIPQHRVSRWRQNVGAHAAQRLPAFLQAARLRALQLRVQLESLPAVEVVDGMPGTLGTWPMLMLLLPSERARDKALSALWQRGLGVSRMFIHALPDYAYLRGIVADAHVPNARDFAARCLTVGNSPWLTPADTREIVKVLAAQ
- a CDS encoding MtnX-like HAD-IB family phosphatase, translating into MQWSILCDFDGTISLEDVIDSLLEKFGQPGWQQLEDQWRSGEIGSRECMQGQVRLLKLDPATLDAHLDQVRIDPGFAAFVNRAHALGLPLRIVSDGLDYAIHRILANHGLPPLPVVANHLRWCDGHWQLESPYQAEGCRSGTCKCTCAAQARGDEAPRVLMIGDGASDFCVSEHADFVFAKRRLITHCANAGIPHAAIDTFHDAAALLPRLLDGSLLQPSLPRLLATA
- a CDS encoding aminotransferase class III-fold pyridoxal phosphate-dependent enzyme; this encodes MNIFDKNADAAITDAQLLADEARYSSFGDTVHYVDPPKIFQRCEGSYMFDAAGTPYLDLQMWYSACNFGYANQRLNDALKDQIDTLPQVASQYLHPTRVQLAKTIAVDMHEKFGLDGRVHFNVGGAQAVEDSLKIVRNARNGKSLMFAFEGGYHGRTLGASSITSSYRYRRRYGHFGERAMFIPFPYPFRRPKGMTPDEYSDHCVHQFERLFESEYNGVWDPKVGQAEYAAFYVEPIQGTGGYVIPPRNFFKGLKRVLDKYGILMVVDEIQMGFWRTGKLWSIEHFGVTPDVLVFGKALTNGLNPLSGLWAREELINPTVFPPGSTHSTFNSNPLGTRLGLEVLKLGKEMDYERTVPEKGAYFLDGLRGLQKRHPEIGDVDGLGLALRAEICAADGFTPNRELLDRMVDIGLAGDLLHDGKRMGLVLDVGGWYKNVITFAPSLNITYEEIDLAITLLDQLLTKAKG
- a CDS encoding GNAT family N-acetyltransferase; this encodes MDMIPRVSSTALEPAALLEGFLAHPPLGFDASRLPSGLPSFRAPLDLTTTLDDAVRSRLLRQPLSRLWRPWLTWQTRFIGATSTEYTPLPAHVSAAALADDVLRHGVGDSRLLVVKDLAIDSPLLDDAANAHSQAFLQALLERGFIQLEGMPLAWVAIDFDCIDTYLARLSTARRKNIRRKLRSRAHLQIDCIATGDPALAEPRLQAELHALYLQVYAQSAVHFDQLDLPFFQHLLADTQGQGRMFLYRHNGELIGWNLCYVHAGKLVDKYIGLSYPQSRDHNLYSVSWMHNLEYALQHGLSHYVAGWTDSRIKAELGARFTSTVHAVHARSPLLRAALRRLAPHLQGEPDGGG